The Salvelinus namaycush isolate Seneca chromosome 31, SaNama_1.0, whole genome shotgun sequence genomic interval TTGTTTCACCACATTGAAAAAACCCGTGGTTCCTCTTTGCTTTTACtcaaggcatttaaaaaaaaaaattctctcaTTTCTCTCCAAGCTTAACATCTAAAGGACATTGACCGTAGTGTGTCAGGAGATGTGTTCTTTTGTTGGAAAAGTCATTCATTGTTTCTATGTAATTACTGTCTGCTTTTTTTCATCCATGGATTTCATGGTACTGCTCCAGGCCATGTCGTACCAAAATAATCTCCAGCACACAGCCAACTAAACTCATTGAATAAAAGAGTCAACGTGTTACTTTAGACCCTCGGTTGTTGGCTGTAATTTAGTCTTGCTAGGCATGCAGCACATCTCTGGTGAAGTGACTAGAGACAGTATGGGCTGTACGTCTCACAGCCTTCAACACATAAATGACAGGGAGACCGTGTCTTTATAACTTTGTTGCATTATAATCATTAGCTCAGAAATATCTACATTTATTAGGGGCATACACTAGTTTAGTGGATTCCAGCTGAAGTTGTGGTTTCTAAGGAGAAACTACAGTTGAGAAACAGTCATGAGAATAGGCTATACATTTATCCCCTAGTAATCTGGATGCTCACCAATGAGACTAATGATAAAACAAAGTCAAGTGACATTGACTGCCGTAAAAGCAGAACCAGTGTGAACTATTATAATCTCCCTACATTGCTCTTTATGTGACGCGACACAATTTATTAGGCTATATGTGTATTCATAAAGAGTGACAAGTCCAATACACTGTGAAACAAGTATTAACATGTTTAATTAATTGACGAGTTAATGCCACTTTCAATGGACACGTCTGCCCCCCCTAGCTGTCTCCATTGTTTGTTCCCTGAAGTCCAACAACAGCACAGTTTGTTTCTCCACAGTCAGGCGGTCATCAGCGTTGTGCAATCGGAACGCCTGTCCTTTGCACTTCCTCATGGTAGGACTGCTCTGTCTCGATTCGAACAACCCTCATTACAGTGAGGTGTGGTGCTACAAGAGGAGAGCCATGTCCTTTATTATCAACAACATGATGAGGCATAGATTTTTACTGCAACTATCATCAGTGTGGCTAATAACAGATACATACAGTATTCTAACCTCTCACCAGAGAGCAGAACCTGCGGTACCCGCTCACACAGAGCACAGATAAACAGCTTTTTTTGTGCCCCAGAGGGTAATTTGCATCTTGACTAAGGAAAGACAGAACGTCATAATACAGAACCCTTTCATCATAGAGGGGTAATCTGATTCATTAGGTCATATTAGGTCTTCTTCATTATATTTACGCAGCTCTTTTTACAGCCAGGCATTCAAGATACCTTTTTTTCCCCCAAATAGTAGTAGCAGAACCATTATCGTTAGAATGACTATATTGTCTATGCAAAACACGGCAGAGTATAGGTTAATCAAATAATGAGAGCACAGAACACCTATGTACCCACTTCCTGTTTAGCGCCATGACTTTGTTGCATTTCCTCTGTGATCTGTTACACATACTAGGACCCTGAGGAGCGTAGTGCTCTCAGCACAGCAAGACACAGAGAGGTAGGTGAATCGTTGTTGGCTTGATTTGGTGAGATTGAGGTGGTTTAATACCAACATGGTGCAAACATCTTAAAGTTTACTCAGGGTTAAGCATCCTTTTCAGAGGCCGTCCTTTGATGAAATGTCAATCTAAGCTGTAAAACTACTTTTCTCTTAGATGACCCTAACCCAATAAGAATGAGAAGTTGTGCATGtggaggttggagtcattaatcaATGTCAGTTATAAAGCATCTGTTACAACCTGTTtactccctcttttctctctgtctctctcactttctttctcctTTCCCTAGCTCCCCAGTTAgatatgtctgtgtgtttgtataaTAGAGAAATAACCAACAGTGTTTAATGAATGACTATTGATGTAAATTACATTATTTGTTTCTGTCTTCCTCAAATTAGTATTTATTAGGGGAAACTGTGTATCCATAAAGGACACTTCCTCCTCACTAGTCTTTGTTTGTTTGCTGCCAGCAGAACAACAAGTCTGATGTGAAGGCCATCACGGCTCGCTTCAACACGGGGGGAAACTCCACAGAGGGCATCTCTACAGGACGTACCAAAGCTGCCGTGCACCCCACCCTGTCCTCTGGACCCCCCATCCAGCCTAAGAAACCTGTCCTGGAGACCAGCCTATCAGGCAGCGCAGCATCCACCGCACCCAAACCCAACTTCCTGAAGAACACTGTCTCCACCAAGAGTGCCCCAGAAGTTAGGGAGTTGCCCAAAACCAAAGCGATCGCTAGTATGTTTGAAAGTGCCCAAGAGGACAGCCAACCCTCTGTCAAACAGTACCAATTTAAACCCAAACCTCCTGGCCCAGAAGTATCCCAAGACGCTGAGGTCAAAATTCCTCTGCCAAAACCCCCTCTCCAGAAGCCCTCTCTGAGCTCGACCCTGTCTGGCACCAAGCCTGCCTTCCCCAAACCACCCCTGTGTGTGGCCAAACCCACCTGGGGCAAAGACAGAAGCTCCAAACCTGACGACAGCGGGGTTACGCCGAACAAATTACCcccttccataaagcccatcagcTCCATTGCAAAGATGCGGCTTCAGACAGAGGATAGTGTGGCTGGCGCTGTGGATTCTACAATCAAACCGTTCACACCAAGCACTACCCTCAAGCCCACAAACTTCAGGACTGCTCAGAATGCATTCAATCGAGGAGAGACACTATCTGAGGAAGGAGTGAAAGAAATAACCAAACTCCCCCTCACCTCCAGTGACTCTTGTCCTCCCAAACCTATAGCCAGTAAGAAACCCAGCTTTACTAAGAAGCCACTGGGCCACACCATTCCAGTCACGGGGTTGAACCCTTCTGCCCTTACAAGTAGCTCTTCTTTCCCCAAAAGGAACCCACTGCCTAATATCCTGGCACTGGGGACTGCCCCAGCCAAACCCAACCGGCCTCCTAGGGTCAACTTGGAAAAGTTCAAGAAGGGCACAGAGCCTAGTACCGATGGTAAGTATTTTGTCTTTCACTTACCACTAATAAGCCACATCAGGATAAGTCTATCAGCTGCTAAGATGCAAAACGTGTGGTTTTCTAAACATGCTCCAGTTCTGCAGATTGACAAGCCTTTCCCCCAGTCTAGTGGTTTCTGTGGTTGTATGCTCCACTGATCGGAGACAGGTGGTAGAACACACATCAGCTGTGCCACAGGTTGTCatcacaacagacagacagattagagGGGTTGATCTTACGAAAGCTTTATAAAAGTCTTTACACACAGAAGTACAATTCGACGTTGAAATGTGAAACCAAAGACACGAACATTGGCTTCCTCTATTCAAGTTCCCGCTCAAGTTTCTGTTTTACCTTCCTCCTTTTTACAGCTGATGTTTGCTCCCTAATTGCGGAGTTCCTCTTTAAACAGGGACACATTCAAGTGAAAGGTTTCCTTTTTTGGATCCACATGTGAATATGGTTTTGACTAAAGATAGACTTCAGCATGGTTTGCATTATTGTAAGTCAGCAGACAGAAGAGGGATCCAATGTGAATTCCACACCCCCTCTGGTGACAATGTCGTTTTGAGATGTTACAGGCACTATTCGTGTATTTTGTAAGCATTGTTGTCTACATGCAGGATGAAATTCAACATATTCAGTAACCAGATATACAATGCTTGTTTTCTGCTGGACACGTTATAGGGACAAGGATGATTTTTTAAACTACAGAATAACGTCCATAGAACACGGAGGATTGAGGTCTTATTCAATTGCTATATTAAGAATCTGCAATTGATTTGAAAAGGAAAAGTTTTTCTTCACTACATCTGAAAGGACCATCTAAAGGTTTATGATTTTACCCTGAAGGTCCTGCTGGGGTTAGAAAGGGAAGTGTTCCTCCACCTCCTGCCTCTCACCCCAGTAACCATGTGGCCCCACCCCTGCCCTCGAACCCCATGGCCCCTAGCTTGCCACCGCGACCACCAGGAGCCATGTGAGTATCAGACTCTGATAATCAGGGGAATGTCGTGTGAAAGCCGAACAATATTAGACTAGGGTGATTGGCACTGAGGTACATACACAAGTAAAATACACATCGGCCTGTAGAGGCACAATGCACTTTCTTCAGAGCATAGAAACATCATACAATACCATTCTTAACACCCTTTTTTGTTTATGCACTAGTAATTATTATTTCCTTTAATAACTTTGAAAATGGAATACTTGTGTACTGACTTTATTTTCATTGTGATGTGGTGGGTCATTTTGGCCAGTTGACTGACTTTGTGTCTCTGCCTCCAGAATCCAACCTGACCCAGATGAGAACTATGATGATGTGGGGTTAATGAACAACCCTCCTAGTAAAAGGAATGAGGTGACTTTAAATATTTGTCAACATTTctgacttttttttattttttacaaactaTCGCCATGTATTCGTACAGTATTCAAACTAAATATTTTTCCTCCAATAGGACAGTGAAAGTGATGAAATGTATGAAGATCTTGATGAAAGATGGTGAGAAAGATTCCCTCATAGAGATGTTAAAAggtctcatctttgtatctgtgccattatggcACCTGTGACAGCTTGGGCAGCGCAATCTCCATTTAAAAGtagtatatatatgtattttgtttgtttaaaaataGTGTAAAGCTAATATTGGTAATTTACCACCCCCTGCAGGGCTGGAGTCCTAAACCAAATATTGTGTGTCATTCATTTATGACTAGATAGATGGTGGTGATAAGACTTCAACCCATTTACAGTCCATGAAACCCAATTTGAAGAAGACAATGCTCTGATCATTGGCTGATCGCTCCCAaaccataggaatccccacccagttgaatattttaaaatgtacattttagcaatttcagatgctcttatccaaagcgactaataatacagtagtgagtgcatacattacCCTCAATGGCGTACATACATTGTcttcaatggcaatgtccatgggTTATATGGATATAAAATGGGTTATATCCAAGTTGAGTCCTCTAACTACAGTATCTCTATGGATTCACTCCAGTTTCTTTTCAACTTTTATTGTACCAGGTTTTAAATGAACACTGCCCTCTAGTGAGCATTAACACCACTGACACTTATTTTTTATCAGGGAATCGTCAAAGGAACAAGAGAaaaagcgagagagggaggagaaaaaacGACAGGAGGTGGAAAAGAAAGAACAGAAAGAACGTGAGAGGAAAGAACAGGAGGCCAGAAAGAAATTCAAAGTGAGTGTTTGCACTGCAGAAGCCCGTTGTTCAGTGGTTCCCCTAAATCTTGCTATATTGTAGTTATCATGGAGTCCATCCTGTAGAATATTTGGGAAGTTAATGTGTATTACGTTGCATCCTCTATCATGTTTTTATTTATCCTTAATGTGGCAGCTGACTGGTCCACTGGAGGTCATCCACAGGGCCAAGGCCAGAGTGGACAGTAAAGGGAGCAAGACGGACCTGGGGCTGAAGCAGGGAGAGTCTATTGACATCATGCGTGTTTTGGACAACCCAGAGGGCCGCTGGCTGGGAAGGTCACAGGATGGCTCCTGTAAGTGACagctgtctcctcctcctcctcctcctcctgtctgctCTTCCTCCTCTACTCCATCTCCTTTGTATTTTTCTTACTTTTCTCCCTCACATCCATTTAAATGTTCCCCATGTGTGAGACTTAAACATGTGCTTTGTATACTTTTAGATGGCTATGTGAAGACTGAGTCAGTTGCGATTGACTTTGACACTCTGAAGCGTCAGGGTGTGTCTATACCCAGTCAGATGGAACACGAACCGGAGGTATATGATGACGTGGACTTTCATAATAACCTCGGCAGGTAAAATGGCCACTGACACTATCAAAACCTTTGAGACAGATAACCATTGGAAATATATGAATACCTTATTATAAAAATGCACTGCATGAATCCCTTTCACTGTCTTTAGTTTTGACTGTGTGATTATGTGCTCCATTGAAATCATGTTCTCCTCATTCCAGTGGGATCAAGGGTCCAGGAAGTAAGTTTCAAATGACAACAACTTAATATTGAAAGTGAATAACACAATATGGTAATGTGGTCACACATGACCTTAGTTACATCTACAGTAGCTTCAATCTCCCTGTTGTCATTCATAGTGGTTCTTCCTCCACCACCTGAGGAGGATGGGGATGTatatgatgatctggacgagtcAAGCTTCAACGTCAGGTGAGAATATCGTGACCTGCTGCACTATGATGATGTAGATTCATTGGCGTGCGTTGATCTGTGAGTGTATACTTtccatgcatgtgtctgtgtgagtgtataCTTtccatgcatgtgtctgtgtgagtgtataCTTtccatgcatgtgtctgtgtgagtgtataCTTtccatgcatgtgtctgtgtgagtgtataCTTtccatgcatgtgtctgtgtgagtgtataCTTTCCATGCATGTGTCTGGGTGAGTGTATACTTtccatgcatgtgtctgtgtgagtgtataCTTtccatgcatgtgtctgtgtgagtgtataCTTtccatgcatgtgtctgtgtgagtgtatgtaaataagtgtgtgtgtgtgtgtgtgtgcaacccTAGCCTCTCGGACACCAGATTGCCTCCTAAACCTCGCGGCCTCTCTTGGGTGTTAAAGGGCTTCGAGGAGTGGAGAAAAGGCCCAGGCAGCAAAATTGAGTAAT includes:
- the fybb gene encoding FYN-binding protein 1 isoform X3, with translation MQNNKSDVKAITARFNTGGNSTEGISTGRTKAAVHPTLSSGPPIQPKKPVLETSLSGSAASTAPKPNFLKNTVSTKSAPEVRELPKTKAIASMFESAQEDSQPSVKQYQFKPKPPGPEVSQDAEVKIPLPKPPLQKPSLSSTLSGTKPAFPKPPLCVAKPTWGKDRSSKPDDSGVTPNKLPPSIKPISSIAKMRLQTEDSVAGAVDSTIKPFTPSTTLKPTNFRTAQNAFNRGETLSEEGVKEITKLPLTSSDSCPPKPIASKKPSFTKKPLGHTIPVTGLNPSALTSSSSFPKRNPLPNILALGTAPAKPNRPPRVNLEKFKKGTEPSTDGPAGVRKGSVPPPPASHPSNHVAPPLPSNPMAPSLPPRPPGAIIQPDPDENYDDVGLMNNPPSKRNEDSESDEMYEDLDERWESSKEQEKKREREEKKRQEVEKKEQKERERKEQEARKKFKLTGPLEVIHRAKARVDSKGSKTDLGLKQGESIDIMRVLDNPEGRWLGRSQDGSYGYVKTESVAIDFDTLKRQGVSIPSQMEHEPEVYDDVDFHNNLGSGIKGPGMVLPPPPEEDGDVYDDLDESSFNVSLSDTRLPPKPRGLSWVLKGFEEWRKGPGSKIEVPPPSQFDQEGNTEQSAEVIDEEIYDDVDVTNFPPTPPVSSLPQSKTKDKAEDKDPKKLKKFEKEEKDFRKKFKHDREIQVLYQVTIVSTLANKKWSSKDLPLRPGETVDVIVEPVDNKLICRNMEGKFGYVLTSHIVVEDSDIYDDIGDDCIYDND
- the fybb gene encoding FYN-binding protein 1 isoform X1; its protein translation is MDPEERSALSTARHREQNNKSDVKAITARFNTGGNSTEGISTGRTKAAVHPTLSSGPPIQPKKPVLETSLSGSAASTAPKPNFLKNTVSTKSAPEVRELPKTKAIASMFESAQEDSQPSVKQYQFKPKPPGPEVSQDAEVKIPLPKPPLQKPSLSSTLSGTKPAFPKPPLCVAKPTWGKDRSSKPDDSGVTPNKLPPSIKPISSIAKMRLQTEDSVAGAVDSTIKPFTPSTTLKPTNFRTAQNAFNRGETLSEEGVKEITKLPLTSSDSCPPKPIASKKPSFTKKPLGHTIPVTGLNPSALTSSSSFPKRNPLPNILALGTAPAKPNRPPRVNLEKFKKGTEPSTDGPAGVRKGSVPPPPASHPSNHVAPPLPSNPMAPSLPPRPPGAIIQPDPDENYDDVGLMNNPPSKRNEDSESDEMYEDLDERWESSKEQEKKREREEKKRQEVEKKEQKERERKEQEARKKFKLTGPLEVIHRAKARVDSKGSKTDLGLKQGESIDIMRVLDNPEGRWLGRSQDGSYGYVKTESVAIDFDTLKRQGVSIPSQMEHEPEVYDDVDFHNNLGSGIKGPGMVLPPPPEEDGDVYDDLDESSFNVSLSDTRLPPKPRGLSWVLKGFEEWRKGPGSKIEVPPPSQFDQEGNTEQSAEVIDEEIYDDVDVTNFPPTPPVSSLPQSKTKDKAEDKDPKKLKKFEKEEKDFRKKFKHDREIQVLYQVTIVSTLANKKWSSKDLPLRPGETVDVIVEPVDNKLICRNMEGKFGYVLTSHIVVEDSDIYDDIGDDCIYDND
- the fybb gene encoding FYN-binding protein 1 isoform X2, whose protein sequence is MDPEERSALSTARHRENNKSDVKAITARFNTGGNSTEGISTGRTKAAVHPTLSSGPPIQPKKPVLETSLSGSAASTAPKPNFLKNTVSTKSAPEVRELPKTKAIASMFESAQEDSQPSVKQYQFKPKPPGPEVSQDAEVKIPLPKPPLQKPSLSSTLSGTKPAFPKPPLCVAKPTWGKDRSSKPDDSGVTPNKLPPSIKPISSIAKMRLQTEDSVAGAVDSTIKPFTPSTTLKPTNFRTAQNAFNRGETLSEEGVKEITKLPLTSSDSCPPKPIASKKPSFTKKPLGHTIPVTGLNPSALTSSSSFPKRNPLPNILALGTAPAKPNRPPRVNLEKFKKGTEPSTDGPAGVRKGSVPPPPASHPSNHVAPPLPSNPMAPSLPPRPPGAIIQPDPDENYDDVGLMNNPPSKRNEDSESDEMYEDLDERWESSKEQEKKREREEKKRQEVEKKEQKERERKEQEARKKFKLTGPLEVIHRAKARVDSKGSKTDLGLKQGESIDIMRVLDNPEGRWLGRSQDGSYGYVKTESVAIDFDTLKRQGVSIPSQMEHEPEVYDDVDFHNNLGSGIKGPGMVLPPPPEEDGDVYDDLDESSFNVSLSDTRLPPKPRGLSWVLKGFEEWRKGPGSKIEVPPPSQFDQEGNTEQSAEVIDEEIYDDVDVTNFPPTPPVSSLPQSKTKDKAEDKDPKKLKKFEKEEKDFRKKFKHDREIQVLYQVTIVSTLANKKWSSKDLPLRPGETVDVIVEPVDNKLICRNMEGKFGYVLTSHIVVEDSDIYDDIGDDCIYDND
- the fybb gene encoding FYN-binding protein 1 isoform X5 yields the protein MDPEERSALSTARHREQNNKSDVKAITARFNTGGNSTEGISTGRTKAAVHPTLSSGPPIQPKKPVLETSLSGSAASTAPKPNFLKNTVSTKSAPEVRELPKTKAIASMFESAQEDSQPSVKQYQFKPKPPGPEVSQDAEVKIPLPKPPLQKPSLSSTLSGTKPAFPKPPLCVAKPTWGKDRSSKPDDSGVTPNKLPPSIKPISSIAKMRLQTEDSVAGAVDSTIKPFTPSTTLKPTNFRTAQNAFNRGETLSEEGVKEITKLPLTSSDSCPPKPIASKKPSFTKKPLGHTIPVTGLNPSALTSSSSFPKRNPLPNILALGTAPAKPNRPPRVNLEKFKKGTEPSTDGPAGVRKGSVPPPPASHPSNHVAPPLPSNPMAPSLPPRPPGAIIQPDPDENYDDVGLMNNPPSKRNEDSESDEMYEDLDERWESSKEQEKKREREEKKRQEVEKKEQKERERKEQEARKKFKLTGPLEVIHRAKARVDSKGSKTDLGLKQGESIDIMRVLDNPEGRWLGRSQDGSYGYVKTESVAIDFDTLKRQGVSIPSQMEHEPEVYDDVDFHNNLGSGIKGPGMVLPPPPEEDGDVYDDLDESSFNVRVPPPSQFDQEGNTEQSAEVIDEEIYDDVDVTNFPPTPPVSSLPQSKTKDKAEDKDPKKLKKFEKEEKDFRKKFKHDREIQVLYQVTIVSTLANKKWSSKDLPLRPGETVDVIVEPVDNKLICRNMEGKFGYVLTSHIVVEDSDIYDDIGDDCIYDND
- the fybb gene encoding FYN-binding protein 1 isoform X4 — protein: MNNKSDVKAITARFNTGGNSTEGISTGRTKAAVHPTLSSGPPIQPKKPVLETSLSGSAASTAPKPNFLKNTVSTKSAPEVRELPKTKAIASMFESAQEDSQPSVKQYQFKPKPPGPEVSQDAEVKIPLPKPPLQKPSLSSTLSGTKPAFPKPPLCVAKPTWGKDRSSKPDDSGVTPNKLPPSIKPISSIAKMRLQTEDSVAGAVDSTIKPFTPSTTLKPTNFRTAQNAFNRGETLSEEGVKEITKLPLTSSDSCPPKPIASKKPSFTKKPLGHTIPVTGLNPSALTSSSSFPKRNPLPNILALGTAPAKPNRPPRVNLEKFKKGTEPSTDGPAGVRKGSVPPPPASHPSNHVAPPLPSNPMAPSLPPRPPGAIIQPDPDENYDDVGLMNNPPSKRNEDSESDEMYEDLDERWESSKEQEKKREREEKKRQEVEKKEQKERERKEQEARKKFKLTGPLEVIHRAKARVDSKGSKTDLGLKQGESIDIMRVLDNPEGRWLGRSQDGSYGYVKTESVAIDFDTLKRQGVSIPSQMEHEPEVYDDVDFHNNLGSGIKGPGMVLPPPPEEDGDVYDDLDESSFNVSLSDTRLPPKPRGLSWVLKGFEEWRKGPGSKIEVPPPSQFDQEGNTEQSAEVIDEEIYDDVDVTNFPPTPPVSSLPQSKTKDKAEDKDPKKLKKFEKEEKDFRKKFKHDREIQVLYQVTIVSTLANKKWSSKDLPLRPGETVDVIVEPVDNKLICRNMEGKFGYVLTSHIVVEDSDIYDDIGDDCIYDND